In Zingiber officinale cultivar Zhangliang chromosome 3A, Zo_v1.1, whole genome shotgun sequence, the DNA window TGAGGaaagtatcttttgaggaaagcaCTAGTGATCCTCCTACGGTCATTACTAGTGCAATCAATAACAGTGTGATTACCATATAATAAATTATGGATATTGCACATCCGGTGGAAGTAGTGAATCAATATATTTCCATGTCATCGTCAATATAATTAAAGGAGATTACCACTCAAATTGAGGTATTGCCTTATATTGATGAGCAAATACCTCAACCACATTAAACATAAGTGTCATTAAGGCGATCCACAAGAGAACGGAGAACCATGACTTCTCATAATTATGTCTATCTCCAAGAGCATAAATTTGACATAGGGTTAGaaagtgatcctacatctttccaagaGGTCAAATAATGCTCTAACCTTGAAAGGTAGATTAACGTCAtgtaagaagagttgaagtctatgtcAAACAATGACATTTGGAAACTTATCAAATTACCTGAAGGTTTAAAACCCGTTGGttataaatgaatatttaaaatcaaAAGAGATTCAAGGAGCAATGTCAAAAAGTCTAAGACTCGTCTTGTTGCCAAAGGATTCACTCaaaaagaagacattgattataaaaagactttctcacctgtgtcaACGGAAGATTTtcttagggtaatcatgacacttgtagcttATTATGATTTAGAGTcacaccaaatggatgtaaagattgTATTCCTCAATGGAGATATTAAGGAGTCTATTTATATGATACAGCTAGAGAACTTTCAGTCCTCaaactcaaagcacctagtatggactcaaagaagtccatttatgattTAAAATAGGTGTCCCATTAGTGATACTGAAAATTTGATCAAATGGTCAACTCTTTTGGATTTAGAAAAAAATCAtgttgatcagtgcatatatgttaACTTCAGTGAGAGTAAGTTTATTATACTTGTCCTATTTGTGGATGACATATTGCTTGCAAGCAATAATAAGAATCTACTGCATGAAACCAAATCATTTCTATtcagtatttttgaaataaaatatctTATTGAAACATCTTTTGTTTTAGGCATATAGATCCATCGTGATTGTTCAAGAGGCATTAATGGACTTCATAACAAATTTATATTGAAAAGATATTTATAAGGtatgacatacaaaattatgcATCTGGTGACACCTGTATCTAAAGGTGACAAATTCAATTTATAACAatgtccacatcttgaacttaaAATAAAGGAGATGAAACAATTCCATTATTCATTAGATGTGGAAAGTCTCATGTATTCACAGGTTTGTACCCGACCAGATATAGTATTTATTGTGGGGATGTTAGATAAATATGTTAGTAATTCAGGACCATCGTACTAGAAAGCAGTAAAGAGAGCTGCAAAGAGCTAAAGGATGCATGCTCACATATCAAAGGTCAGATCAtttggaggtgattggatattcaaacTTTAATTTTGTCGAATGCTTGTATACCAAAAGGTTCATTTTGGGCTATATTTTTATACTTGCTGGAGGGACTATATCTTGAAAGAGCATCAAAAAGACGTTAGTAGCCACTTCTACCATGAATGCAGAATTGGTAACATGTTACGAAGTATCTAATCACGGAATTTAATTGTGGAACTTATCATAGTGTTATTGATCATTAATGGCATTGATAAATCATTGAGGATTAACTGTGATAATAAAGTTACAAAATTATATGTCAAGAATAACCACAGTTCATCGAAGTCCAAGtacatcaacatcaaatttcTGACGATTAAAGAAAGAGTTGACATTCGTCAGGTCATGATTGAGTACATCAGCATAGATTCCATGTTAGCAGATCTACTCACCAAGTGCTTAAGGTATTTCATATGCATATTGTGGATATGAAAGTCCTTCTTACAgtagaaaaattcatctagtagGAATTTGTATTGCTCTATAATTTTTTTGACAaatattttgttttgattattgtacgtacttaagTTTAAAATCAGTAATCagtattttgtttgtttatttgacaATGAAATAAAGTATTATGATTACTATTACTGTTTAACATTTTGTGTTTATAAATACGATATGAATTTCATTAGGAATTATAAGGCTTAGTTCATGATTTGCTAATTGCATTTTAGCATAAAGTTTTAGCAAATATGATCCGACCCTTTTAGGTTATTCAAGATCAATtggaaattgacatgtattgatcACATCTCATGTAATTTCCATACTATACATCTATATCTTGATTTATGtcattgatgatattgatattgtgattactattataacttgttttatatatatatatatatatatatatatatatatatatagctataACCTCTTTAGTCATATATTAGTAAAGTTAATAGATCAGATTATTTACAAGGATATTCTATACCCATAaaatttgatatcaactaaaattttaattgtatttTATATACAACTCATAAGTAACTCAAATGAGAGATTAttggttattatctctaattCGTGGATTTAATAGTAAGTTGTCCATATGAATATaaattaaacttattaaaatgATCTAACTTAAGATTATTGAATTTTGGATTATCGGATGTGAATTGAATAGATAGAATTTTTTAGCCTGATCCATTATCATTTATTAGGTGATAATAAATTAGTTATCTATGTAAAAAAGGTTCTCAATAATTTAGAGTATCTATATCTTTGAAACGTCTATATTCCCTATTCATATAAAGAGGATTCAGTATCATCAATTTTAATCTCCTTGAAAGATCTGTCTTCTTCCACAGGAGTTCCTGAATCGCTTAAACAATGCTAAAGATAAGACAATAACTTTTCAATAGGGTTTCtacctttcatttttatttttttttattttctttccgtGTTAcgggtttttattttatttcgtaAAATTCATgcgatttaaattttttaaaaaactttcaatTAAAACCTGTCACGTCAGCTCCAGCAGAGCCCAGCAATCACGTCAACAGCCGTCAAAATCTGAGACGAAACTGCAAAACTGATCTTGCCCAACAGACATCCAATCACTACAGATTACGCCACCACAGCATCGTACACTTCTCCTCTTACCTTCCAACACACTCCATTGTCTGCCAAACCACTAAATGGTGCAAACTTGATCTTTAGTTAGTGTTTAACAAATATTTTATTACCTAATTATATCTTGCGCCGATATCAATTAGCTTGCACCCCGAGACAGATGCCCTGCCCTATCTTCCACTTCAATCATCACAAGTCTGCATCAGATACGCTGGAGGCTGGAGCCTTCCAAGATACACTCACTATCAGTCACTTCAAATCCAGAGCCTCCACACTCCTGAGTCCTGCCAGTACCCTAATGAATACGATGTGATGCATTAAGATTCAAGTTTTGCAAATGGTTCCAAACTATTGCATGATGAACAAAAAATGTTTGCACAATCCAGAGTTTGCAAACGCTACACGAGCATAATCAAAAGAAACATAACCACAACCCAAAGAGAGCCCAAGAACATAGAATTGTCATCCAAATTTCAGTCCTCGCCCTTGCAGCGTAGCTAAATAGCTCTTGATGATCTTGCTTGCACTGTGCCACACCGTATGGAATAATCTCTGCCGTTTCAGCGATATCGTAGCACAGATTCGGATTGCCCCACGGCGCGAATCGCTTCCCCAGCCTCTGATAGAACTCTCGAGGAAACTCCAACCTTCCTGTCAAGTCGTTGCCGTTGAGGTAGAGAGCACCGAGGCATGGCAATGACGCAAACTCCGGCGAGACACTCCCGGTGAGGCCGTTGCCATCCAGTGCAACGTATCTTAGTTTCTTCAACGCCGCCATGGCTTCCGGAATTGCACCTGTTAAGCCTGCGTGGGAGAAGTCCAAGGTGGTGAGCTCCCTCAGATTCCCCCACTCGGTTTCCTCAAGGCTCCCTCCCAAGTTTGGATTGTGAGCCAGAAGCAGGTCCTGAATGGAGGCCATGCCATTGAGCGAGCGCGCCAAACCACCTGAAAAGTTGTTGTTCCTGAGATCAAGTAGCGTTAGATTCTCGAGTCGTCCGAGCTCTGGTGGAAGGCTTCCGTCGAATCGGTTGTCGCTGAGATCCAGCTTCAAGAGTGACGTGAGATTCCTCAGACAAGGAGGGAGAGGACCTGTGAGAAGGTTCCTGCTTAGGTCCATGATCAGGAGCTCGGTCGAACTGACGCAAATCGAATTGGGAATTCGGCCCACAAAGTGATTCCCAGACAGCATAAGCCTCTTGAGGCGCTCCAACTTGCCGAGCTCCGTCGGCAACTCTCCATCCATGGAGTTCTCCACTATGACTAGGGACTCCAGTTCACTAAGCTGAACAATGTCGTCGGGGATTCCTCCTACGAGGCCTCGGTTCGAGCGGAATTCGAGGGTCTTAAGGCTCCCAGATAGCTTCTTCCAGTTGCTCGACGGAATGATCATTTGCTGATGACGAGAGAAGCAATTGAAGAAGGAGAGGCTTCTGAGGTGCTTGAGCTGGAACAGCAAGGGATTGAACCGTGCTTGCTGTGAGCACCGAAGGGAGTTGTCAAAAACGGGGCCAATGTTTAGGGATGTCACGTACCACAATCCATCGAACAGATCGCATGAAACTCCCTGCAATGTCATATTGATCACCAAATATCATCAAGATAGTGATGAACAAATTACTGCCTTTAGACAAGTCTCAAGCTATTGTTCAACTTAATGAACAAAATCCAATTTTTGCAGCATCACTCTGTTTTCTCATCTCTGAGAACAGAATATATCTAAAGTTCTTtcaaatataataagaaacatgATGACATGTTTTCGTGTGAAAGGAAAACAGAACAAAGCTTACATAACAACTGAGAATCTCTAAAATCTAAGAACCTGTATTTGGGTCCAGCCACAGGGGTCTGGATAAAGCTCTGAGCCATTCCACCATTTGCCGACCAAGTCTTGGAGCACCAAGTAAAGTGCttcctgctctgcctcctccatTGGAGCAATAATGGAACTTTCTGGTTCGGAGAGCCCATGAGAAGCAAGGAGTATCGGAGATACTAGTAGGAGAAAAGCCCATGAGCAGCTCATCTTCCTCATGAGTAGATTCTAGTTGATATTGCATATATAGGCTGTAATCAACACATGGATGAGAAATAAAGAAACAGAAGAAGAAAAGTAAAAGAGTCCTGAAATTTCACTAAGATGGGAGCAAGGCCAACATTCCCAGAGAAAGCAGAACTCGGATTCACACATTTAAAGAGAACAATCCAAGGGTGTCTTCCATGCTCAGGCTCTGGATTCCGCTGCAAAAGAGGCAAAGGGAAAGCTTTCAGACAGCACCAAACCAGAAGGATCACAGCACAGCGACGGAGGAGAAATGCCAGAGAATGCCTGACTGTGGAAGTTTACTAGGGTGCAGGAGGTCCAAGGAAGGTTGGCATTGTTGAGAGGTCGGTGTTAATTAAAGAGTGCACGTACTGTGGAATTTAGTTGTGGTTTACAACCCTCTTTCTTGCTCTACTTTTGGGCTTTTGCATTCATGGTGAAAAGGAGGTGGGCTTGTGAAGGCATGTGAAGTGGCAGGGAATTGGAGAGAATTAGGTGCATGCTATGTGCCTGTGGAAGGGGACCAGCCAGGCTACGGGGAAATGGTAGCGTTGTCTTTAACTTCTCTGTGTTGCCAGTGTTGTATGAAGACTCTGTTTAGCAGGGCTAGGAATTTAAGAGCCCTCTCCAGTTAATAAGGTATGCTGTGGCGAGGCTATGTTTACTTTTGGATGCATATCTGTTTTGATGTCTGGCTCAACTTGGAGCAGAGCTGTCAGATGCACCGGTCCTCGGCTGAGCGTGTTGGTCCGTTCAAATTCTATCATTTGGCCGGGCGG includes these proteins:
- the LOC122051034 gene encoding piriformospora indica-insensitive protein 2-like, which codes for MRKMSCSWAFLLLVSPILLASHGLSEPESSIIAPMEEAEQEALYLVLQDLVGKWWNGSELYPDPCGWTQIQGVSCDLFDGLWYVTSLNIGPVFDNSLRCSQQARFNPLLFQLKHLRSLSFFNCFSRHQQMIIPSSNWKKLSGSLKTLEFRSNRGLVGGIPDDIVQLSELESLVIVENSMDGELPTELGKLERLKRLMLSGNHFVGRIPNSICVSSTELLIMDLSRNLLTGPLPPCLRNLTSLLKLDLSDNRFDGSLPPELGRLENLTLLDLRNNNFSGGLARSLNGMASIQDLLLAHNPNLGGSLEETEWGNLRELTTLDFSHAGLTGAIPEAMAALKKLRYVALDGNGLTGSVSPEFASLPCLGALYLNGNDLTGRLEFPREFYQRLGKRFAPWGNPNLCYDIAETAEIIPYGVAQCKQDHQELFSYAARARTEIWMTILCSWALFGLWLCFF